In Blautia sp. SC05B48, a single genomic region encodes these proteins:
- the argS gene encoding arginine--tRNA ligase has translation MKKIMEQMAEELSTAFEKAGYDPSYGKVTVSNRPDLCEYQCNGAMAGAKAYHKAPFMIADDVVAQLSDSQIFSRAEVVKPGFINLDVKPEFVAEYMNKMAEDEKLSVETAKDPKTIIIDYGGPNVAKPLHVGHLRSAIIGESIKRIGRFVGHKVIGDVHLGDWGLQMGLIITELKHRKPELVYFDDSFTGEYPAEAPFTISELEEIYPCASGKSKEDEAYRNEALEATHLLQQGKPGYMALWNHIMNVSVTDLKRNYANLNVDFDLWKKESDAQPYIPDMVEDMKKRGFAYEDQGALVVDVKEENDTKEIPPCMLLKSDGASLYTTTDLATIVERMKLFQPDEILYVVDKRQELHFIQVFRCARKTGLVNPETKLSFLGFGTMNGKDGKPFKTREGGVMRLENLIADIDEEMYRKIVENRSVKDKDAKDTAKIVGLSAIKYGDLSNQATKDYIFDVDRFTSFEGNTGPYILYTIVRIKSILNRYVQEGGDLSAGKILPAVNASEKNLMLQLSGFAAMVENAFEEKAPHKICAYIYEVSNAFNSFYHETKILSEENQAQKESFLQLLQLTRRVLETSIDLLGFSAPDRM, from the coding sequence ATGAAAAAGATTATGGAACAGATGGCGGAAGAACTTTCCACCGCATTTGAAAAAGCAGGTTATGATCCATCCTACGGAAAAGTTACTGTTTCCAACAGACCAGACTTATGTGAGTATCAGTGTAACGGTGCTATGGCAGGAGCCAAAGCATATCACAAGGCACCGTTTATGATCGCTGATGATGTGGTAGCACAGCTGTCAGACAGCCAGATCTTTTCCAGAGCAGAAGTTGTAAAGCCTGGATTTATCAACCTGGATGTGAAACCGGAATTTGTTGCAGAATACATGAATAAGATGGCAGAGGATGAGAAGCTTTCTGTTGAGACTGCCAAGGATCCGAAGACGATCATTATCGACTATGGCGGACCAAACGTTGCCAAGCCGCTTCACGTAGGACATCTCCGTTCTGCGATCATCGGTGAGAGCATCAAGCGTATCGGACGTTTTGTAGGACATAAGGTGATCGGTGATGTACATCTTGGAGACTGGGGCCTTCAGATGGGACTGATCATCACCGAGCTGAAACACCGGAAACCGGAGCTGGTATATTTTGATGACAGCTTTACCGGTGAATATCCGGCAGAGGCACCGTTTACCATCAGCGAGCTGGAAGAAATCTATCCATGTGCCAGTGGGAAATCAAAAGAGGATGAGGCTTACCGTAATGAGGCACTGGAGGCAACCCATCTTCTTCAGCAGGGCAAACCCGGATACATGGCTCTCTGGAACCACATCATGAATGTATCTGTAACAGACCTGAAGAGAAACTACGCGAACCTGAATGTAGACTTTGACCTCTGGAAAAAAGAATCCGATGCACAGCCGTACATCCCGGATATGGTAGAGGATATGAAGAAGAGAGGATTTGCCTATGAGGATCAGGGCGCTCTTGTTGTAGATGTAAAAGAAGAGAATGATACCAAGGAGATCCCTCCATGTATGCTTCTGAAATCAGACGGAGCTTCTCTCTATACAACCACAGATCTTGCTACTATCGTAGAGCGTATGAAACTTTTTCAGCCGGATGAGATCCTTTATGTTGTTGACAAGCGTCAGGAGCTGCATTTTATTCAGGTATTCCGCTGCGCAAGAAAAACTGGTCTTGTAAATCCGGAGACCAAGCTTTCCTTCCTTGGTTTCGGTACCATGAATGGAAAAGACGGTAAACCGTTTAAGACAAGAGAAGGCGGTGTTATGCGTCTGGAGAACCTGATCGCAGATATTGATGAGGAAATGTATCGTAAGATCGTGGAGAATCGCAGTGTAAAAGATAAAGATGCAAAGGATACTGCCAAGATCGTAGGACTTTCCGCAATCAAATACGGAGATCTTTCCAACCAGGCGACCAAGGATTACATCTTTGATGTTGACCGCTTTACATCCTTTGAGGGAAATACAGGTCCGTATATCCTTTATACTATCGTTCGTATTAAGTCGATCCTGAACCGTTATGTGCAGGAAGGAGGAGATTTAAGTGCAGGTAAGATCCTTCCGGCAGTCAATGCCAGTGAGAAGAACCTGATGCTTCAGCTTTCCGGCTTTGCAGCAATGGTTGAGAACGCTTTTGAAGAAAAAGCACCACATAAGATCTGTGCATATATCTATGAGGTATCCAATGCATTTAACAGCTTTTACCATGAGACTAAGATCTTAAGCGAAGAGAATCAGGCACAGAAGGAATCCTTCCTTCAGCTGCTTCAGCTTACAAGAAGAGTACTTGAGACAAGCATCGATCTTCTTGGATTCTCTGCACCGGATCGTATGTAA
- a CDS encoding serine/threonine protein kinase: MICLIGNVLKERYCIVEQLGHGGGGSLYLAKDMELGICRAVKEIPIAKKKEARLMQYLEYPAIPKIIDYMETGEYCYLIMEYIKGQSLGELLRSGKRFSLREILALGKEIARVLEYLHSRKPPVCYGDLKPDNLMFSETGHLYLIDLGSAMFDHGKIKQICEGTKGYAAPEQYQGYLRPGSDIYALGKTLEKLCRKKKWQWILYPDFFWFLFRCTRKQEKYRYSDMSVVQKKIQKLENRYRTITWRKRFLEAVAAGILIGTLLLIAGTLKPEEFSIVISEVTDLYYEARQYPEDSKGRKKCCIEAEKKLQKLNRNYGEKEQQRRIELLLACNAELLDEPEKAALYYENLLLYDAEYPVAYGEYGMFLIRTGQKEASRKLWEDYKKKEKAKLLDDSESRNLKLWEEINEKKKRK, from the coding sequence GTGATCTGTCTGATCGGAAATGTTCTGAAAGAACGTTATTGTATTGTGGAACAACTTGGACATGGCGGAGGTGGAAGCCTTTATCTGGCAAAAGATATGGAGCTTGGTATCTGTCGTGCAGTGAAAGAGATACCAATCGCAAAGAAAAAAGAAGCCAGACTCATGCAGTATCTGGAATATCCTGCAATACCGAAGATTATCGATTATATGGAAACAGGGGAGTACTGTTATCTGATCATGGAATATATCAAGGGTCAGTCGCTGGGAGAACTTCTCCGTTCAGGGAAACGGTTTTCTTTACGGGAAATCCTTGCTCTGGGAAAGGAGATTGCCAGAGTATTGGAATATCTTCACAGTCGGAAGCCACCGGTCTGTTACGGGGATCTGAAACCGGATAATCTTATGTTTTCTGAAACCGGGCATCTGTATCTGATAGATCTTGGAAGTGCCATGTTCGATCATGGAAAAATAAAACAGATTTGTGAAGGAACGAAAGGCTATGCGGCGCCGGAGCAGTATCAGGGCTACTTAAGACCGGGAAGTGATATTTATGCTCTGGGGAAGACCCTGGAAAAACTTTGCAGAAAAAAGAAATGGCAGTGGATTTTATATCCGGATTTTTTCTGGTTTCTGTTCCGATGTACCAGAAAACAGGAAAAATACCGATATTCAGATATGTCAGTGGTTCAGAAGAAAATCCAAAAGCTGGAAAACAGATATCGGACGATCACCTGGAGAAAACGATTTTTGGAAGCGGTAGCTGCGGGGATTTTGATAGGAACACTGCTTTTGATAGCAGGAACACTGAAACCGGAAGAGTTTTCTATTGTGATCTCAGAAGTAACAGATTTATATTACGAAGCCAGACAGTATCCGGAAGACTCAAAAGGTCGGAAAAAGTGCTGTATTGAAGCAGAAAAGAAACTGCAGAAGTTAAACAGAAATTATGGAGAAAAGGAGCAGCAGCGTCGTATTGAACTGCTGCTGGCATGTAATGCGGAGCTTTTGGATGAACCGGAAAAAGCAGCTTTGTATTATGAAAATCTTCTTCTGTATGATGCAGAATATCCTGTGGCCTACGGAGAATATGGGATGTTTCTTATTCGGACCGGTCAGAAAGAGGCCAGCAGAAAGTTGTGGGAAGA
- the ptsP gene encoding phosphoenolpyruvate--protein phosphotransferase — protein sequence MKVLEGKSVFSGIAIGKISILQKVDTSVKRVHVEDPEEEVKRVEAAREQAVAQLQKLYDKALQEVGESGAAIFEVHQMMLDDDDYLDSIHNIIRTESVNAEYAVATTGDNFSSMFAQMDDDYMKARAADVKDISDRLVRVLSGHGDGELEASEPVIVVAEDLAPSETVQMDKSKVLAFVTRKGSSNSHTAILARTMNIPALINIEYDESMDGKMAVVDGKSGNLIIEPDAETLKKYEDMRVDELAQRAMLKELKGKETVTKSGRKLHLYANIGSTGDVANVLANDAEGIGLFRSEFVYLEKEDYPTEEEQFQVYKTVAQNMAGKKVIIRTLDIGADKQIDYFNMAHEENPAMGYRAIRICLDRPEVFKTQLRALFRASMFGNISIMYPMIISVTEVKQIKAIVAEVKAELKEQGIPFRDDVEQGIMIETPAAVMISDLLAKEVDFFSIGTNDLTQYTLAIDRQNAKLDNIYDSHHEAVLRMIQMVVDNAHKEGIWAGICGELGADTTLTERFVEMGLDELSVSPTFVLPVRKIVREMK from the coding sequence ATGAAGGTTTTGGAAGGTAAATCTGTATTTTCCGGTATTGCGATCGGTAAGATCTCAATCCTCCAGAAAGTTGACACCAGTGTTAAACGTGTTCACGTGGAGGATCCGGAAGAAGAGGTAAAGCGTGTGGAGGCAGCCAGAGAGCAGGCTGTGGCACAACTTCAGAAGCTTTATGACAAGGCTCTTCAGGAAGTTGGAGAGTCCGGAGCGGCAATCTTTGAGGTTCATCAGATGATGCTGGATGATGATGACTATCTGGATTCCATTCACAACATTATCCGTACAGAATCTGTAAACGCAGAATATGCGGTTGCAACAACTGGTGATAACTTCTCATCAATGTTCGCACAGATGGACGACGATTATATGAAAGCAAGAGCAGCTGATGTGAAGGATATCTCAGACCGTCTGGTACGGGTGCTTTCCGGCCATGGAGATGGAGAGCTTGAAGCATCCGAGCCGGTGATCGTAGTTGCAGAGGATCTTGCACCAAGTGAGACTGTACAGATGGATAAGAGCAAGGTTCTTGCTTTTGTCACAAGAAAAGGCTCTTCTAACTCACATACTGCGATTCTTGCGAGAACCATGAATATTCCGGCGCTGATCAATATTGAATACGATGAGTCCATGGACGGTAAGATGGCAGTCGTAGACGGAAAGAGCGGAAATCTGATCATTGAGCCGGATGCAGAGACCCTTAAAAAATATGAGGATATGCGTGTCGATGAACTTGCACAGCGTGCAATGCTCAAAGAACTGAAAGGTAAAGAAACTGTTACCAAGAGCGGCCGTAAGCTCCACCTCTATGCCAACATTGGAAGTACAGGTGATGTTGCGAATGTACTTGCCAATGATGCGGAAGGCATCGGACTTTTCCGGAGTGAGTTCGTATACCTGGAGAAAGAAGATTATCCTACAGAGGAAGAACAGTTCCAGGTTTACAAGACTGTAGCTCAGAATATGGCCGGCAAAAAAGTTATCATTCGTACTCTGGATATCGGAGCAGACAAGCAGATCGATTATTTTAATATGGCGCATGAGGAGAACCCTGCAATGGGATATCGTGCGATCCGTATCTGCCTGGACCGTCCGGAAGTATTTAAGACACAGCTGAGAGCACTTTTCCGCGCAAGCATGTTCGGAAACATTTCCATCATGTATCCGATGATCATCTCTGTAACAGAGGTGAAGCAGATCAAGGCCATTGTAGCAGAAGTGAAAGCAGAGCTTAAGGAACAGGGGATCCCGTTCCGTGATGACGTGGAGCAGGGTATCATGATCGAGACTCCGGCTGCGGTTATGATCAGTGATCTTCTTGCAAAAGAGGTTGATTTCTTCAGTATCGGAACCAATGATCTGACTCAGTATACACTGGCTATTGACCGTCAGAATGCAAAGCTTGACAACATTTATGATTCCCATCATGAGGCAGTTCTCCGTATGATCCAGATGGTTGTGGACAATGCACACAAAGAAGGTATCTGGGCCGGAATCTGCGGTGAGCTTGGTGCAGATACTACACTTACTGAGAGATTTGTAGAGATGGGACTGGACGAGTTGTCCGTATCTCCGACATTTGTTCTTCCGGTTCGAAAGATCGTTAGAGAGATGAAATAA
- a CDS encoding DegV family protein, whose translation MGKIAIVTDSNSGITQAQAEELGVYVIPMPFYINEKMYLEGVTLTQEEFYEKLKKDEPISTSQPSPADLCDLWDKLLRDYEEIIHIPMSSGLSASCSTAMGLAIDYNGRVQVVDNQRISVTQRQSVMDAKMLAEAGKSAAEIKKILTDQKLDSSIYITLDTLKYLKKGGRITPAAAAIGTVLNLKPVLQIQGEKLDAYAKVRGKKQAKRAMLKAMKNDWETRFKEYASDGEMCLQAAYAGNLEEAEEFKKEIQEVFPGMEIHMDPLSLSVACHIGYGALAVACSRKVTL comes from the coding sequence ATGGGCAAAATTGCCATTGTAACAGACAGCAACAGCGGTATCACACAGGCACAGGCAGAAGAGCTTGGCGTTTATGTGATCCCGATGCCGTTTTATATTAATGAAAAAATGTATCTTGAAGGTGTAACTCTTACTCAGGAAGAGTTTTATGAGAAGCTTAAGAAGGATGAACCAATCTCTACATCTCAGCCAAGTCCGGCTGATCTCTGTGATCTGTGGGACAAACTGCTGAGAGATTATGAAGAGATCATTCACATTCCAATGTCAAGCGGATTGAGTGCATCCTGTTCTACTGCGATGGGACTTGCTATTGATTATAATGGTCGTGTTCAGGTAGTGGACAATCAGCGGATTTCCGTAACACAGAGACAGTCTGTAATGGATGCTAAGATGCTTGCTGAGGCGGGAAAAAGTGCCGCAGAGATCAAGAAGATCCTTACGGATCAGAAACTCGATTCCAGCATTTATATCACACTTGACACCTTGAAATATCTGAAAAAAGGTGGCAGGATCACACCGGCAGCCGCAGCCATCGGAACAGTTCTGAATCTGAAGCCTGTACTTCAGATCCAGGGAGAGAAGCTGGATGCCTATGCTAAGGTTCGTGGCAAGAAGCAGGCCAAACGTGCCATGCTGAAGGCAATGAAGAATGATTGGGAAACACGTTTTAAGGAATATGCATCCGACGGTGAGATGTGTCTTCAGGCTGCTTATGCAGGAAATCTGGAAGAAGCAGAAGAATTTAAAAAAGAGATCCAGGAGGTATTTCCGGGAATGGAGATACATATGGATCCCCTTTCCTTAAGTGTTGCCTGCCATATCGGTTATGGTGCCCTTGCAGTCGCATGTTCAAGAAAAGTGACATTATAA
- a CDS encoding ABC transporter ATP-binding protein translates to MILDLKGIYKDYQQGKMTVPVLKDVDFSMEEGEYVAIMGPSGSGKTTLMNIIGCLDKPTKGTFLLNGEDIAKCTENEMSDIRLKTIGFVFQSFHLLPRQSALTNVELPLNYARVPKKERRERARKALERVGLADRVDFKPNQLSGGQMQRVAIARAIVNNPKLLLADEPTGALDTKSGAQVMELFQKLNDEGVSVLMITHDPEIAAHAKRVVMIRDGELQEKR, encoded by the coding sequence ATGATTTTGGATTTAAAAGGAATATATAAGGATTATCAACAGGGGAAAATGACTGTACCTGTATTGAAAGATGTAGATTTTTCCATGGAGGAGGGAGAATATGTGGCGATCATGGGCCCTTCCGGTTCCGGAAAGACTACGCTGATGAATATTATCGGATGCCTGGACAAACCTACCAAGGGAACTTTTCTCCTGAATGGAGAAGATATTGCCAAATGTACAGAGAATGAGATGTCAGATATCCGTCTGAAAACGATCGGGTTTGTATTTCAGAGCTTTCATCTCCTTCCAAGACAGAGTGCGCTGACAAATGTGGAACTGCCGCTGAATTATGCAAGGGTTCCCAAAAAGGAGCGCAGGGAACGCGCACGGAAAGCTCTGGAGCGAGTAGGACTTGCTGACAGGGTAGATTTTAAGCCCAACCAGCTTTCCGGAGGACAGATGCAGAGAGTGGCTATTGCAAGAGCAATCGTAAACAACCCCAAGCTTTTGCTGGCAGATGAGCCTACCGGGGCACTGGATACGAAATCGGGAGCACAGGTTATGGAACTGTTTCAGAAGCTGAACGATGAGGGGGTTTCTGTGCTGATGATCACACATGACCCGGAGATCGCGGCACATGCCAAACGGGTTGTTATGATCCGTGACGGTGAGCTGCAGGAAAAGAGGTGA
- a CDS encoding ABC transporter permease — protein sequence MFENIRLAFQGIWSHKMRSFLTMLGIIIGIASIIAIVSTIKGTSEQIKEDLIGSGNNTVQVMLYDGDSTYDMDYGSYGSSATPPVISDSQKTAIGDLDHVISSTFYYSSQSASVYYKNTGFQGGTVYGIDSSYLKTKGYLVQSGRGFVQKDYDSYRKVALVDSNAAQNIFGSESPVGKTIEVGSEPYIIVGVITQSEDSMPKINTISEYEEYSQTIMGSVMIPDTTWPVAFKFDQPQNVTVRADSTDNMSSVGKAAEDVLNTGIQNEKNKSNFKYKAEDIMEKVKNLQKLSESTNQQLIWIASISLLVGGIGVMNIMLVSVTERTSEIGLKKAIGARKKVILGQFLTEASVLTSIGGIIGVILGIILSKIVSQVSGAPTAISVPSIIGSVVFSMLIGLIFGLLPSVKASNLNPIDALRSE from the coding sequence ATGTTTGAAAATATACGCCTGGCTTTTCAGGGAATATGGTCACATAAGATGAGATCCTTTCTGACCATGTTAGGTATTATTATTGGTATTGCATCTATTATTGCAATTGTATCTACGATCAAAGGTACCAGTGAACAGATCAAGGAAGATCTGATCGGGTCCGGAAACAATACCGTGCAGGTTATGCTCTATGACGGAGACAGTACATACGATATGGATTATGGTTCTTACGGAAGCTCGGCCACACCGCCGGTTATTTCTGATTCCCAGAAAACGGCGATCGGAGACTTGGATCATGTAATAAGTTCTACATTTTATTACAGCAGTCAGTCTGCCAGTGTTTATTATAAAAACACTGGCTTTCAGGGCGGAACCGTGTACGGAATTGACAGCAGTTATCTGAAAACGAAGGGATACCTGGTCCAGTCCGGTCGGGGATTTGTACAAAAAGATTATGACAGCTACCGAAAGGTTGCCCTTGTGGATTCCAATGCTGCACAGAATATTTTCGGAAGTGAGAGCCCTGTAGGGAAAACCATTGAGGTGGGATCAGAACCGTACATCATTGTAGGCGTGATCACTCAGAGCGAGGACAGCATGCCAAAGATCAATACGATTTCTGAGTACGAGGAATATTCGCAGACGATCATGGGAAGCGTGATGATCCCGGATACAACCTGGCCTGTTGCATTTAAATTTGATCAGCCGCAAAATGTGACAGTCCGTGCAGACAGCACAGATAATATGAGTTCTGTAGGAAAAGCAGCAGAGGATGTTCTGAATACAGGGATCCAGAATGAAAAAAACAAATCGAACTTTAAATATAAAGCGGAAGACATTATGGAGAAGGTCAAGAATCTCCAGAAGCTCAGCGAAAGTACCAATCAGCAGCTGATCTGGATTGCAAGTATCTCCCTGCTTGTTGGTGGTATCGGTGTTATGAATATCATGCTTGTATCTGTCACAGAACGTACTAGTGAGATCGGACTGAAAAAAGCTATCGGAGCAAGAAAAAAAGTGATCCTGGGGCAGTTTCTGACGGAAGCTTCGGTGCTGACCAGTATCGGAGGAATTATTGGTGTGATCCTTGGAATCATCCTGTCAAAAATCGTGTCTCAGGTGTCCGGAGCACCAACAGCCATCAGCGTTCCGTCTATCATCGGCTCTGTGGTGTTTTCCATGCTGATCGGTCTCATCTTTGGATTACTGCCATCTGTAAAGGCGTCTAATCTTAATCCGATCGATGCACTTCGCAGTGAATAA